The Apostichopus japonicus isolate 1M-3 chromosome 10, ASM3797524v1, whole genome shotgun sequence genomic sequence cgaaaaactttgaccccatataacttcgcacataaaggtcacacggggtcaacctattgacatttatgttcagaaggtacctttgacatctgaaaatagcatcaaaactgtaaaaatcgccaaaaacacgtaaaggtcaccaaaggtcaaattgaggtcaagggtcacccaggtgcgggtcgacaattggattacattgaagcaactcccaaccctaacggacatttcgttctcaagttatcgcaaaaatactagttttttatcattaattgacctttggtgaccttggatcacattaccgttatgtttggaaacgatgcattaccccattcacaactactcccaaaatatcaaccatgtcggaccctgtcaatgggagttattgctgtttttaatatattggtttttggcatctaactgacctttggtgacctttgcgggcaccaaaaacaatagggatcttcctcttactatgggctatccacccaacaagtttcatcatgatacatcatttccttattgagatatcgtgtacacaagccaagcgtcacatacacacacacacacacgcacacacacacacacacgccaagttgaacgcataggttccttgctttgcaaaaagcaaggaaccaaaaaaaaatttttaaaaactattttattaagcattttttaatgtgtttttgacttcttaaattttcttactttttatattattatatgtcttatcagagggcctcgtggaagattagctattgctaaacgagctaccctcttaaaataaagttggaATAAAAATCATCTGACTTGCATAATCCAACTAACACCATCCCCAATGGTCTGAAATCATTATCTCctttaacaattttaaaatattataacaatattttaaaatcaGCATGAATCTGAAGATCATTCCCAAAAACAACCCCATTACAACACATCTCTTTAAGGTTAAACTGTTTAACTTTCATCAAGAATCATGACATTTGATTCTATTTTGTGTTTTAGCTTGCTTTGGAACTAGGTAAGAAAGGAATCTGGCAGATTAATAGCCTATACTACATGGAATAATAAATTTCATGCTAATTAGCTATCTATCTACAAGTCCAAGACGTGCTTATGTCTGAAATTTGATAAAATTGCAGTCACAATTACCATTATGATCAGTGCATATTAGGGTTAGCAAGATGGCTGCAAAAGTCAGAGGTCAAAAGCAAACCCCAATTTGGACAGCGCAAACATAGATATACGAAAAACATTCCACAATAGTTTTAATACAAGAAACCAGTGTAATGATTGTTAGGCCAATCTGTCAAAAGTAGGACGCTAAGGGGCTGCAGCATCTTGCAGCTTGGCTGCATTGGGCATAATTTTTTGTGTTGTTTAGTTTCACACAATACATACTGCAGTTTGAcaggattggggggggggggtgccatACAGCAGTTTTGTTCATTTACAAATGTAGACAACCCCATTGTACTGTTTATTGGCTGTAATGGAATGGTTCACTGTTCATTACGAAGCTTCTTACCCTATGTTGCACCTAAACACTCCGTCATATCTTCCTCCTCACAGTTCTTTATATCTAAAATCATCttcgttttctttttctgaCTAAATAGTTCTGGCAATGCCAAAACATGTCCTGTGTCCTTTCTCTGACTCAAGGTTTTATAAAAATACCATGTTAATACGCCCAGCAGCTTGAAGGGCAATTCAAGAGAAATAGAACTTaaagatattaattaattgtaatttaaatgaaacttaGGCCACCCTACGAGGAATATTCACGGAGGCTCCAATCTGGCAGGTCTTTTCCAGCTCGGACCTCTCTCGGACGTCAACGATCAGAGTGTCACTTCTGTTTGAGAGTTCCTCCATTTCGGAGAAATGTACATCTTTCCAACTTTCAGAACCCTCATGGGTGGATGAAATCTCTCTTTTTGGCAGGTAATCTTTTCCTTTTAAAGATATTAAAACATCCATATAAAGTGTTATGGTTATCACAGTGCATGAGTGGAATATAACAAGTTAACTACAGGCAATCCCCCAGATTCAGAAAGAGTGAGATTTTATTCCAAGGTACATTTTTTCACTTCCTGCTTCCCACAAAGTTTCCTTCTTAGATATGCTCCTTTCATTTATCACTGTAAATTTGAGGAAACACAAACAGATAAGTGATAAAATGCTAGTCTTTTATCCTGAGCAACTTCACTATACAGGGGAAGTGTAGGAAGTTGTGAAATAAAGGAGTGAGTGGTCTGTTGGATGGTGCTGGTCTCAGTAGGACACCCAAAATGCCAACAAAACTGCTAACAATTCATATCAAATGTTGGATAAAAGATTGATCATTTTATATGTGTTGTTGAGTCACTGTGTCCAACAAATGCTTTTACTTGATAAATTACTTTTCACGAGTGCACGAGACGACATGAGCAAACTTTTCGCAGATAAAAGGCACATGCTGAGTACTTTCACCATTTGCACTGGATTTTGAAAGTAATTTCACTTCATTGATATAATGCATGTCTTGGGGAGGGGATTTTGAAATAAGCATATAACATACAAGACTTAATTTGCAATGGAAGATATTAGCATTCTTATTTTCAGCTTTCTAAAGCATTAACACAGGTCATCAATATTACCTCACTCAAAAGTTGGcaaaaatattaactttaatttgaTAAGTGTTATCCTACAGATTCTGTCAATTTTTGGGTATTTTTTATGAATGGGAGAACTAAATACATACCTGTCTCAATCAATAAGAGTACTTATTGGGAAGAGGCAGTGAAATGGTTCTCAAAGTGCTTAACAAATCCGAAGAGATCAAAACACTGATTACTTATcaacattttcacaaaatttaatattttcagaGCGGATTGTCTCACCTGAACCTGAAAGGATATTGCTGAATATTGCAGTGGATGACACTTGGAGTggttgatgatgataatgacgatgatATGTGGTTACATAACTGCAGGTGCTTGTTGGGCATGGTTTTCGACATGCCATTGCTGTTGTATATTGTGTAGTGAGCAGTTTCATAGTCCTTTGCAGGCTTCGAACTTGACAACGGAAAGCCATGTTGGAAAAATAACCATTCGTAGCAACAGTCAGTATATCTCTCTGCCtgtgaaagaaaagaaaactatttCAATGTACCAATGTCTTTAATTGTCAAAATTACCCTCGAACTTGCCTTCAGGACAAACAAAAGTGAAAGTATGAATGTAATTTCCTTCTACTGGCACACGATGATGTCGGAGGTCAGATTTCTCGGAGGTCAGATTTCTATCTGCGATTACCTTACCTTTAGCCAACCAAATCACATGCTGCAGTTTGCCACCAATCACCTCAATACTTAATACTAGAACCTCCAATCGGACTTACTGGTAATCTACTGTACCATCGTATTACCAGAACTTGGCTTTTCAAAGAtaatcatgtatatatatgttcactTCCGAGAAAGTCCAGAACAAATGAGACAACAAAATATGGCATATGCATGAATTCTGTTGTTGGGAAATAATGGTACTGTCCCCTGAGGAAGAAGAGTTTCATAATTTCATTACAGAGTACCTTGACAGCTCCTCTTCATGGTCAAAATAAAGAACAATGGTATGGAACATATAAGCAAATCATGGAATAATTGATTGTCTGAATATAGTGAAGAATTTTGTTTAGTCCAAGATATTGCATACACTTAAGTTTTGTGTAAAACGTCTGATAAATGTCATTGCATTTGAGCAGCAATGGAAATTTTAAACATTGGGGTTGCACTTTTACATGAAACGTAAGGTTCTGTCTTCAGTTAGAGTATAGTGCTCTCTTTTTCAAATCAATGTATCTTTATCTTTTCCCTGACAGCACATGGTGACCCATCCAGTTGATCCCTGGACAGCGGAGCAAAAAACCTTTGACCACATCCACCATGCCAAAAATGCATGCAACTAGTGAAGAATTTAGCCTGTGATTCATTCTTTGATGCTTCCTAAAGGCTGGTTTACAAAAAACGAATCAAAGCATCAGACACTTTATTTGTACACACATTGAAAGCAGTAAGGAGTGAAGcaatttcatgtttcatttctgCTTCGAGGAAAGTTGCAAATGATAACAccaatttatataaatatactctCAATCAAACCGCATAGGCCTACCTCTAAAACAACTCCACCCCCCATCCTCCCCAGGTTCAGCTGTACAACTTTCTCTTTCTGGCTAAAGTCCTATCAGACAGAACAACAAATTTGGGGTACATTTGACTAATCTGTGATTACACTGGTATTCAATGCAGCCTAGGCTAGCACAATTAtaaattagcctaggcctaggcctactacagGGTCCATGGTGGAACTTATTTAGGAGTAGCACTGTAGCCTAACCTTTTGACTCATTTACTAGGCCTGGGTCTACAGCTGGTCAATGACTTCTCGTGAACGTCACTTATTACATTGTCCTAAACTCCAGGTGGGTCTATCAACTACAGGTAGCCTTGGCTAGCCCTCggctatagcctaggcctaaaaaTACAAGCACTATGTAGGCCTAACTAAAATAAGTTATATGTAGGTTAAACATggtttaggcctagcctataggACTCGGATTAGGACCTTGCGTTGGGAGGTTAGTCGACCTTCTTAAACCTCACACTCACAGTCACAGTCACTCCTTTACGGTAACATTGGATGACATCAAGTAAGTTGAGAACCTGCATATCTAACAAACTTGACTTACCAGTTAGAACTTAAAAGTCATTGACTAGGACAAGGCTTTCGTCCAAAGAACTTGATATATCCCGCACCGAACAACACAACTTGctgaaatttgttatttttaaaagGATCGCTGAAGTTCGAGGGGGGTCATAATGTGCTCACGTACCAAACTTTTTGTGTTGCCAGATCGAATATCGAAAAGCTGGGATTTGTACAACACAGCAGTGTTACTAAAAAAGGCTCTGATCAGAGAGACACGCTCGCTGGGCTGGGTGATCCACAGGCAGGGtagtaggaagcttccaaaaagtgtggggggggggggacacaacATCAGAATGGTCACTTTCTGATTCCAcgaccaccactcgttatgctataaaccgataaaCTGGCCAgctcacttaaatatatatgatatgatatatagggcacatttgctattttggaaaaaagtggccAGGGCACGTTCCCCAGTGCCCCTGGCCCCTACCCCGTCCACAGCACTAAAGCCTGAGACACAGGGAAGGAGGGATGAGAGTTGCATAGGTTAAGCGTAGGAAGGACTTGGGGAGTGTTAGGGAGAGGCACTGCTTGTGGTAAAGGTATGTTGGGTGAAGGGTGATGGTATGAGGAGTAATGGGTCCAAGCCTTCTGGTGATATCTGACAATGCAGTGCTAAATTTGCCATGCAAATGAGGATGAAAACTTCGAGAGTGAAACAACGAACTAACTTTTTAGCATACCAACTTGAACTTGGGTGACAATTATATGATTTTCTTGTCACAAAGAAGGTATTTATAAAGAACAATCACAGAAAATAATACACcagtaatttgttttttaactttGGTTAACTATAGTGATATTTATTTGGAAGACAATTGACATACAAACTTCTATAAACACAGCACAAAGGCACTAcatcttttttttgtaatagtgaaatttttcttttgtacttttttttgtgtgtgtgtttctttccataaaatatataaaatggaCCAGAAAAatcaaatagaaaataatatGTTCAGGAGAACGTTGTCAAATATGTTCTCTTTCGAAAACGATTAAGCAGTGAATACTTTACAGAGAATACAAGATGTGGTCTATTCACAGTTTTTCATGGGCTTGAAAATGCCATGCAAGAGCGTGAGAAAAGAATATTATGGACGATATCATAAGTATagtaatacaaaaacaattaagcAAACTATTacggaaaaaaaaatatttacaactgTTAGGAACGAGAAATCTGAATACACAGTAGCTAGCTTATTTCTCTGAATACaatgaaattgtgaaatttatAAAGCAAAGAGCATAGTGTTCTGTATACAataatttgtgtaaaagtacaaTGAGTTTACCCAATGAGATGGCAAGAGGTGTAATGCTTGattctttatatataaaaaGGAATCATTTTCACTCCtatgtttataaaaaaaaaaaatcgcaaagAGGTTTTTAATTTACTGATGTGTTAATTAAACTTGGatgatatagatatgtatatataattttaacCCTAGAGACCCCATTCAACATCCCGCACATTTTCAGGATTCCTTACTAATTTTATGTTCAGCGAAATATTATAGGCTCTGATTTTTTGCATCTACCTCAAAAAAGGAGGTCAGCTGGTTTTAATATCAAACTTTCTCTgcctttcatttgttttttaacCCCTAGGCAATATAGACCCATCCTGACACTCTCTCACAGCTGTAAATTTCATGGTCACTAAATTTCATGGTCATTTCATGGTCACCCACAGGTGTCAATTGGGTCCGACTACTGCATtgcccaacccaccccccccccccaaactcaATCTCAAACCATTAAATCATAAGGAGAACATGTTACAAGTTCACTGATCCTTTGCTCACATTTGAACTTTCAAACAAACCAACAATCTAGCTATGCTACCTCCTTGctatcaaaacaaaactttggaacacatcattttctttcattcttaaTCATACGCATTGGGTAAGTGCATGGGACGATATTGTTCAAAGTTGTGAAACACGTCTGTTCAACATTTTCCAAGTGGACACACATGACCTGTTTTGGACACCATTTGGTATTTCCCCCTATGAAATGAAGAACTTGGGGCAGCAACGGTAGTGCCCCCTGACCAGTCCCAAGTTATATGCCAATATTTCTATTCCAATTACACAAGTAACGTGTGAATGGTAACCAACATCTTCTGCACCGTACCTTCAAATTGCCTGGTTTCGAATCCTGCCTTCCAGCAGGTTTCTACCTGGTTTAACTTAAAAGGTTGTCATGCAATCAACCAGAAACCAGCTAAAATGATTCCAATTTGTCAGAATTAGCCATTCCTAAATTATTTACCTATATTCCCTCAGGTAAAATTTCTGTAAAAACTGTGACCTCCCTATGTAACAGTACTGATCAGCAAGCTGGAGCAATGTGACCATCACCGGGCAGAACCTTCAAATGAGTACCATTTGTTCACTGGACAGAGTGTGTCAAGCATGGACTTGAGTGTCAATACCTTATCATGTTCACTCTCTCACATTCAAGTAAACTGGTTCCAGACATGGATAATTTTGTAATCTTATTTGCAATTTCTGTTTGTTGACACAGCTACAATCAGGTTTCAAGTACGAACATATTGTCCCCCATGGATAAGTGGATCATTCCACTCTCTCTCACACTCTCTTTCCCCATCATGTAAACTAGTTCTGGTTATCCATCATCTTATATTCTGAAATTTCTGCTTTGTCTTGGAAGTCCACAGACACAGTTGACACAGTTATATTATAATACGTGTGAACATATTGTCTTacatacaataaaatatttactctctctctctgatagtccacaaattcccaTCATTCCATGCCACTCCACTCCACCCTACCATGTTCCTTCCATTTCTGTTTAGTTGATAAGATTTAAATCTAGTTCTCATTGAGCACAAATGGACTggttaaaacaaattttgttaactttcactagaaaaaaaaagaacatagaAACAGCATTTCTCTGTAATAAGGCATCATGTGAATGTCACTTTTAAAGATTTAACTGATCAATGTAATTATTAAGTAAATATCAAAATAGCATGATAAAATTTCTTGGGTGTAAGAACACTCATAAACTCATTTAAATTCAATTCTGTAATCTCtcttaaaaaatatttcaaaggcaCATTTTGTAAAAGTTTATAGAACATAATACTTCTCAGGGTATTCCACActaaatattcattttcttcaaatcagcTCCATTGCATAGATGTGAGAtaagaatttattaacattATTCGAGGTGTCATGCAACTGACTCTTAGAACAGGtgcaaactaattgaaataaCAAGTGCAAACTTGCCaagaaacttttaaaaaaatttcttaAGGCTGAGAATTCAGTATTCAAGCAACTTTAGACCAACAGCAACTGTTTCCAACTGAAAattcactgaatattcaacTAGAAACACAAACATTGAAAGGCATTTAACTAAAAACATTGAAACCAAAGAATAAAACAGCAGACCTGGTGAAATTGAATTTAGAAGAGCAAAAGATTCTCTTGCTAACAACATTTGTTTCTATAAACTTATTACAAGGCAGTTTCTATCAAAAAGTTCTTTGCACATGAAAAACTCACATGACctgtttttcctttttggttTCGTTACTTTTATTGTTGTCTGCACCAGATCTGCCGATAAACATTACCACCTTATCAAGCATTTTGATGTCAGTTGTGCAAAATGTATTAAGCAAAGCTTTCGCTCCATGGGCTGTCCTACTAGCTATATTTCATGCCAAAAGTCCAcccaaacaaaaattgaaagtaCTCATTAGCATAACCTTGCATTTAAACCAGTTTTATAGCCTAACGATACCTCAGAATACACTATATTccagacccctccccccccctttaatGGAGACGCTTAAACAACCTCAGGGCTAAACacccttttctttttaaatcttTGATCAAGAGCACATCTCTCAATCTTTTCAAAGTGTaaaatttcctttgttttgttcAACTTTATTTGGTTCAAAGCTTAATTCCCATGGTGAATTTTTTGAGAGGGGGGTGGATTGGGGGGAGTGAGGGAGGTCCAAGTGGACACATGACTGGGGGAGAATAAATACAACAAATAGTAACTCGGACAACATCAGCTAAAAATACAAACAGTGTCAAATTTATCTTAAGGAACCTAGTTATTCGACATATAACTACATTTTTGGTGTAAAAGAAAAGTTCTTGACAACGAACTGGCCAATTTACCAAAGAGAAACCCTCCACATGGTTTGCAGATTTCAAAGGAAACTGTATCTTTAGGCCCAAGAAGCGTTTCCCTAGAAGTCAGAGGATTTCTTAAGAGGCGGGAAGGCGGGATGAGCCTAACAATGCAGCATAGTTTCTATTCATCTCCACGTCCTACAACATCCCCTAAACATCAGGGACAGCTTATCTGGAATTCTTTTTCCCAGttgattttttaattaattcattaagGCACTGTATTATCCTGTCCGGTGTTATTTAAAGTCCTGATATACGGATACTTTTTTGCATAAATTCTTgaatattatttacaaaattaaaattaaaaacagagAGCATATCAgcacttttcaaaacaaaatgatgaattcccaataaaaaaaaaaattcaaatcaaaattACCCCATTACATCGGGAAGGACAGATTCATTTTGTGCTGTCTAATTTCCTGCGCACTCCTGTTTAACGGAAAAAAAgggtaaaccaaaaaaaatatcaaattttttgACCCAAGGAGAATTAATTACCTGAATATTCCTtgcagatttaaaaaaattccaTCAAAACTTTTATCCGTTTTTGATGGGATACACGTACATACAAATTTATGGAAAAAATAGTTTTCCAAGACACTATTGATGAATacatattttgaaagaaaaactaAATATTTTCCTGACTTTCCAAAACATATTACTGATGAATACatattttgaagggaaaaattgtaaatattttcctGAATAAACATTTTCCTCTTGGCAGTACTGGCATTTTGAAATCTTCCGTCTACAAAAgaacaataacaaaaacattaaaattaaaaaacatttcaaataataattaatctaaAATCTTCACTAAGAGATTAATGAATACATTCATTCTGGCTTCTGTGAATATCAAAAGCGACTAAATTCAATGCATTTGAGAATATAAAACTATGGGATATTCATATTttctgtataaaaaaaaaacacacttcaCAAACGGTATCTTCTAATCTTATCCACTGAATGAAGGATGTCAAAGAATACAAAATTTTAATCATCAGAAAAGTCATCAAACTAACTTTGCACCAACCACCAAAATGGTTCTTTTTCCTggtaaaattaaaacatttgtaATAAGTAATGTGCATGGATATTGCACCCTACCATAAAGCCAATTTTTGATATTTGACAAGATAATCGATAGTTGATTCAAATCAAAAACATGATTCACCTTTCTCGCTCATGAAACTGGAGGGACTGTCCACGAACTGTCGCCTCAAATACAAAGTTCATTTGTGGGGACTATAAGCAACAGAAAACACCTCAAGGTATACCGTCATTAAGTACCAAGTTTGAATCTTTGAGTCCTTATTTTATATGAACTTATAGTTGGTATACCTcatatttttaaacttctaTGTTAATGCAACTCTTTTCTTATGTCATACATTGCATGTTAAATGCATGAGCTATGGACAGACCATAACCCTTCACACTTCTTCTCAATATAAAGTCTCTAGCAGTTTTCGGCTTTCACACCATGTACACGTTGCCAGAGACTAACATTCACACACTGTTACAACATTGACGGCCAATTTCAAATAAAAGCTGACGAATAATCACGACTGCTTCTTACACAATTTTTTCGttcaacaaattcaaaattATCTCCTCTACAATTTCAAGTTGAAAGAAATCCATTCTGCCATACTTACACTTCATACTGACAATTAATGTTAGTgcttcacaaaaacaaaaaaaatgcataataTACATAGCATAAAACTGTACAGTCTTTTGGCCACATTCTTGGCAGCAGTCTTCATCAAAAAGTACTTGATATCATGATGTGTGAAACCATTTTTTTCCTTCCCATTTGCAAAGTCAGTTAAATACCAATCCAACCTCCATCCTGCTATACTTTCCAAACAACTACTCTCGCACTTGACACTGATCAAGAAATTTTTACTAAACCAGTCTGTAGTTCAGAATCTCGCAAAAGGTAGTAGTACCATTTCAAATGAACAATTCCAATTAAATTTCAgtctttacaacaacaaaaagtttgCGTGTAAGTAAAATTGATATACATCAAGCAAACTGTTTAAACTCCTGCCATGGTATCACAATAATCTCTCTGACCACAAACCTCAAGAATAAACCTCAAAGGAATAAGTTGATGATAGGATGACAATTCGATGATGTGGTATCTTTTCTTGCATGTTTGCAAAGACATTTTCTCCCCTTTACATGTTTAcatataaaacattttcatctttctaaGGCACCAAAATGAAGGCAATAATTTATTCTTCTAATATCAAAATTCAGGTAAAATATGGGAAAAACGGCTACAAATGCAGTGAGTGAGAGTAATAAAGGTTAAAAGGTCTTCAAAACCGACACTTTCTTCTTCCTCATTCCAACTGGCAGAAAAGCTAAGCTGTGAAATCCAACGTAAAGCAAGCCTCTTCAAAACTAAataataaaaccaaaaaattccTTTCGTCTTACAACCCAAGCCAAAACCACTGAGAATAAATACATATCAGTTTCAATACAATTTTGAATATCCACAAcccaatctctctctctctctattgaACAATCTCATCGAAACTTCTCTTCATCTTTAGATAGCAGGAGATACTTGAGTTATCCAAATTTGACTCGACTAAAGCAAGCTTTTTTTATACTTCATAAAAAGGTTGCTCATGCAACATTTTGCCTTCTGAGGAAGAAATGTTTACTGGATCAGTAGTTCCACAGTTTTCAACAAATTTAGCTCGTTATTGACTGACTTTCCACATCATAGAACTGAACGGAGAGCTTTTCAATTTCGATCAAGTTGAATATCCCTGCAAACCAGATGACTTCAAAACCATTTCTGGTAATAGACAgaagcaaaatgtttttttctttacaatttgcCATACATCTGGATAATGGCCACTTTGCTTACTGCTGCCAAAAAATAACCAAGATGGAGATCATCTCTTCACAACCAAGTGAGGAAGTTATCGCTGTCGCTCCGCAAAGACATGTCGCCGAGGATATCTGAATTGAGCGCCTCCCCGAGACTTGATCCAAAATCTTCCCCTTCCATGTTGCTATTGGTGTTGTTATTTTCCAGAGCCACTGTGTCGACTGAGTTCATATCCACATTAGCCG encodes the following:
- the LOC139975386 gene encoding rhodanese domain-containing protein CG4456-like, with translation MAFRCQVRSLQRTMKLLTTQYTTAMACRKPCPTSTCSYVTTYHRHYHHQPLQVSSTAIFSNILSGSGKDYLPKREISSTHEGSESWKDVHFSEMEELSNRSDTLIVDVRERSELEKTCQIGASVNIPLGDLYSAFSLPADDFKDRYKVEKPETDDSKVVLHCLGGIRSKTGLDILKTLGYNKFRHFPGGWEEWSEKKELPS